A single Garra rufa chromosome 9, GarRuf1.0, whole genome shotgun sequence DNA region contains:
- the nrsn1 gene encoding neurensin-1, whose amino-acid sequence MTSCSEICGSDYAEQSQGALSSGHQGYGVRSYLHQFYEECTASIWERDEDFQTQRSPSRWSSVLWKVCLALGALILVAGLSVLLVGYATPPRLEAFGEDELLFVDGRAVRFNRALDACKLAGAVLFCVGGSGMAVGLLLAACSQGSSKEELRLQQRFKERLAEIQASVQPVTRAPTPGEGKVPVTLSKVQSVQPGAET is encoded by the exons ATGACTTCCTGCTCAGAGATCTGTGGGTCGGATTACGCTGAGCAGAGCCAAGGCGCCCTCAGCAGCGGTCACCAGGGTTACGGGGTGCGTTCCTACCTGCACCAGTTCTATGAGGAGTGCACTGCTTCCATCTGGGAGCGCGATGAAGATTTTCAGACACAGAGATCGCCGAGTCGCTGGAGCTCTGTGCTCTGGAAG GTCTGTCTCGCACTGGGTGCACTGATTCTGGTAGCGGGGTTGTCCGTTCTGCTGGTGGGCTACGCCACGCCGCCTCGACTGGAAGCGTTCGGAGAAGACGAGCTGCTGTTTGTGGATGGCCGTGCGGTGCGCTTCAACCGGGCCCTGGACGCCTGCAAGCTGGCCGGCGCCGTGCTGTTCTGTGTGGGCGGCAGCGGGATGGCGGTGGGGCTACTGCTGGCCGCCTGCTCTCAGGGCAGCTCCAAAGAAGAGCTCCGTCTGCAGCAACGCTTCAAAGAGCGGCTCGCTGAGATCCAGGCCTCCGTTCAGCCCGTCACCCGCGCCCCCACTCCGGGAGAGGGCAAGGTGCCCGTCACGCTCTCCAAAGTACAGAGCGTCCAGCCCGGAGCGGAAACCTGA